In the Bradysia coprophila strain Holo2 unplaced genomic scaffold, BU_Bcop_v1 contig_535, whole genome shotgun sequence genome, one interval contains:
- the LOC119083007 gene encoding ankyrin repeat and SAM domain-containing protein 6-like → MYHPRVHNLDSPLTPIPAMSQQSPFNFSPTAVDHFLEASNSPAILHSLRTTPILIEIPPPDISPIEYVPGSANRFAFSPNSSIIASNHSLSKNDGPMPFYLSNVDKQNGLNDSNINNHHLDISSVLDEIGLEQYKSLLYAREIDLKSFMMLTDGDLQEMGIEDKYHRLVLAITINNLNNGFSSV, encoded by the exons ATGTATCATCCACGTGTCCATA ACCTAGATTCACCGTTGACTCCGATTCCTGCAATGAGTCAGCAGTCCCCATTCAACTTCTCTCCGACTGCAGTCGATCACTTTCTGGAAGCATCGAACAGTCCAGCCATTTTACATTCATTGCGTACTACtccgattttgatagaaatTCCTCCGCCAGACATATCTCCAATCGAATATGTTCCGGGTTCGGCTAATCGATTTGCATTTTCGCCAAATTCATCAATCATCGCATCCAACCATTCGCTCAGCAA AAACGATGGACCAATGCCGTTCTATTTGTCGAATGTCGATAAGCAAAACGGTTTAAATGATTCCAATATCAACAATCATCATTTAGATATCAGTTCTGTCCTAGATGAAATCGGTTTGGAACAGTACAAATCATTGCTTTACGCACGAGAG AttgatttgaaaagttttatgaTGTTGACAGATGGTGATTTGCAAGAGATGGGTATTGAGGACAAATATCATCGTTTGGTCTTAGCTATCACTattaataatttgaataatggTTTTAGTTCAGTTTAA